In Camelus bactrianus isolate YW-2024 breed Bactrian camel chromosome 28, ASM4877302v1, whole genome shotgun sequence, a single window of DNA contains:
- the LOC105072275 gene encoding myelin and lymphocyte protein-like isoform X2, translating to MFVSVFCFVTTTLLLFLYVIGAHGSGTFWITLDAAYHCVASLFYFGASVLEAFATIQMQDGFRYKQYHENISAVIPYE from the exons ATGTTCGTGTCTGTGTTCTGCTTCGTAACCACCACTCTCCTGCTCTTTCTCTATGTGATCGGTGCACATGGCAGTGGGACTTTCTGGATCACCCTG GACGCAGCTTACCACTGTGTGGCCTCCCTGTTTTACTTCGGTGCCTCCGTCCTGGAAGCTTTTGCCACCATCCAGATGCAAGACGGCTTCAGGTACAAACAGTACCATGAAAACATCTCTGCCGTG